A single window of Rickettsiella endosymbiont of Dermanyssus gallinae DNA harbors:
- a CDS encoding TrbC/VirB2 family protein, whose product MTLRKGKKRRFQLIYLTMGLSLFFPSLSWAYGGETPVSQGLNWVIDFMYGGTGLAVATISIIAVGLLCVSHRIEWKYFIQTLIGIAVIFGASGIASTIHGLIF is encoded by the coding sequence ATGACATTAAGAAAAGGGAAAAAAAGAAGATTTCAACTGATTTATTTAACAATGGGTCTTTCCTTATTTTTCCCTTCATTGTCATGGGCCTATGGTGGTGAAACACCGGTGAGTCAAGGTTTAAATTGGGTTATTGATTTCATGTATGGCGGCACGGGACTGGCTGTTGCAACAATATCTATTATTGCTGTCGGATTGTTATGTGTTAGCCATCGCATCGAGTGGAAATATTTTATACAAACCTTAATCGGTATCGCCGTTATATTTGGCGCCAGTGGTATTGCAAGCACAATACATGGCCTCATTTTTTAA
- a CDS encoding type IV secretion system protein VirB3, with the protein MKNYPIEVDALALALTRPPVFMGIPLRLFFANVAVNMMVCIDLHTLMGIPLFGAIHLILFRLAMKDLQFFQLWLKYFTQTPPVLNSGFWGGTNSYQPG; encoded by the coding sequence GTGAAAAATTATCCGATCGAAGTTGACGCCTTAGCATTGGCATTAACACGACCACCGGTATTTATGGGCATTCCACTACGTTTGTTTTTCGCTAATGTAGCGGTAAACATGATGGTTTGTATTGATCTTCATACCTTAATGGGTATTCCTTTGTTTGGTGCCATACACCTGATTTTATTTCGGTTAGCGATGAAGGATTTACAATTTTTTCAATTATGGTTGAAGTATTTTACGCAAACGCCGCCTGTTTTAAACAGTGGCTTTTGGGGCGGCACGAATAGTTATCAGCCTGGATAA
- a CDS encoding VirB4 family type IV secretion/conjugal transfer ATPase: MLSKIRKLGHNPSNRRLRNEANASRHINIIGHYNDDTLIDKSGKLIQIIQLSGIDGLTHSEATLDAYKNRRNSLLKSFSSEYAIYFWTVCRQTIAFPAGEFQSGFAQQLNEKYRQKIQQRPMFQNDMYIGIVTKPAEGILNQSFNWFKKLNHQADKFAQQQQLLKTYEALVAVTQKVLQTLSDYQPKLLGVYQNNGITFSAPLTFIDQLINGDKLSIPLLKQDACTYLPRKRLFFNRHTGTIEYRTSDQLKQFAAVISIKAYPAMTYQGLLDGLNSLRMEYTLTQSFRFYDRYLAKARLRDQQHDMQQTKEESVRQTEQIDESFDDTASGEVNYGKHHFSLVCYAETLEQLNQHVGEIIALLSDRDIVCVREDVGCECGFWAQLPGNFGYIVREADISTKNIAAFASLHDSPSGQREHNFWGNAVTVLETLSGSPYYFNFHDRDVGNFMVVGATGSGKTVLVGFLIAQSMKFGGKRVIFDKDRGLEILVRALSGTYEVLKPSIATGFNPCQLADTSENRTFLLQLFKQLLKYPTKPLDESDIKVIEETITGLYRLDPSERQFCHIAPFFGKNSKGSLRARFESWHSDRENSWLFDNQQDCFEQQRYESDVIGLDLSHILKDESCKTPTLMYLLHRFSQQLEGQRGLIFLDEAWLALQDDYFKNIINDLSRTPRKKNNCFGLATQAAFDTTSSANQAAINEAAACKIFFPNPMADRKTYIEHFGLSDREFELIKTLPNDSHYFLLNYGRGKTSVVLRANLQHMDDEIAIISGRTETIALLDIIRAEVGNDPNIWLPIFHQRRKSHAG, translated from the coding sequence ATGCTGTCTAAAATAAGAAAGCTTGGACATAACCCATCAAACCGACGACTCAGAAACGAAGCTAATGCTTCACGACACATTAATATTATAGGGCACTATAACGATGACACGTTGATTGATAAAAGTGGCAAACTCATTCAGATCATTCAACTGTCAGGCATTGATGGCCTCACACACAGTGAAGCCACCTTAGATGCCTATAAAAATCGCCGAAATAGTTTGTTAAAAAGTTTTTCCTCTGAATATGCGATTTATTTTTGGACAGTGTGCCGTCAAACCATCGCTTTCCCTGCGGGAGAGTTTCAGTCAGGCTTTGCACAGCAACTCAATGAAAAATATCGTCAAAAAATTCAGCAGCGCCCTATGTTTCAGAATGACATGTACATTGGTATCGTCACAAAACCGGCTGAAGGTATTTTAAATCAAAGTTTTAATTGGTTTAAAAAACTAAACCATCAAGCCGATAAATTTGCACAGCAACAACAATTACTTAAAACATACGAAGCCTTAGTGGCCGTCACTCAAAAAGTATTACAAACCTTATCGGATTATCAACCTAAATTATTGGGTGTTTATCAAAACAATGGCATTACATTTTCTGCGCCTTTAACGTTTATCGATCAATTGATCAATGGGGATAAGCTGTCTATCCCTTTACTCAAACAGGATGCTTGCACGTATTTACCGAGGAAACGATTATTTTTTAATCGACATACTGGCACGATTGAATATCGCACTAGTGATCAGTTGAAGCAATTTGCTGCGGTTATTTCGATTAAAGCGTATCCAGCAATGACTTATCAAGGATTATTAGACGGTCTTAATTCGCTACGGATGGAATATACGCTAACGCAGTCTTTTAGATTTTATGACCGCTATCTTGCCAAAGCACGTTTACGTGATCAGCAGCATGATATGCAGCAAACCAAAGAAGAATCTGTACGACAAACCGAACAAATTGATGAGTCTTTTGATGATACCGCCAGTGGTGAAGTGAATTATGGCAAACATCATTTTAGTTTAGTGTGCTATGCAGAAACCTTAGAACAATTAAACCAACACGTGGGCGAAATCATCGCCTTGTTATCCGATCGCGATATCGTGTGTGTTCGAGAGGATGTAGGTTGTGAGTGTGGCTTCTGGGCGCAGTTACCAGGTAATTTTGGTTACATTGTCAGAGAAGCCGATATCTCTACTAAAAATATCGCCGCCTTTGCGAGCTTGCATGACTCCCCTTCTGGCCAACGTGAACATAATTTCTGGGGTAATGCGGTCACGGTATTAGAAACCTTATCCGGTAGTCCGTATTATTTTAATTTTCATGATAGAGATGTCGGTAACTTTATGGTGGTCGGTGCCACCGGCAGTGGTAAAACCGTACTGGTTGGATTTCTGATTGCACAGAGTATGAAGTTTGGCGGCAAACGTGTGATCTTTGATAAAGATCGCGGATTGGAAATCTTAGTCAGGGCTTTGAGTGGGACTTATGAAGTTTTAAAACCTAGCATTGCCACGGGGTTTAATCCCTGCCAATTAGCGGATACTTCAGAAAATCGTACCTTCCTATTACAACTCTTTAAACAACTTTTAAAATATCCTACGAAGCCATTAGATGAATCCGATATCAAAGTGATAGAAGAAACCATTACTGGCCTGTATCGTTTGGATCCGAGCGAAAGACAGTTTTGTCATATTGCACCGTTCTTCGGTAAAAATAGTAAAGGATCACTGCGCGCACGCTTTGAGTCATGGCACAGTGACCGTGAAAATAGCTGGTTATTTGATAATCAACAGGATTGTTTTGAACAGCAGCGTTACGAATCTGATGTTATTGGTTTAGATTTAAGCCATATTCTAAAAGACGAATCCTGCAAAACACCGACCTTGATGTATTTATTACATCGCTTTAGTCAACAACTGGAAGGTCAACGTGGCCTTATCTTTCTTGATGAAGCCTGGTTGGCCTTACAAGATGATTATTTTAAAAACATTATCAATGATTTATCTCGAACACCGCGCAAGAAAAATAATTGTTTTGGCCTGGCAACACAAGCTGCTTTTGATACTACCTCATCTGCAAATCAGGCCGCTATTAACGAAGCGGCGGCGTGTAAGATCTTTTTTCCCAATCCGATGGCGGATCGAAAAACGTATATTGAGCATTTCGGTTTAAGCGACCGCGAATTTGAACTGATTAAAACCTTACCCAATGATAGCCATTATTTTCTACTGAACTATGGCCGAGGTAAAACATCGGTCGTCTTAAGAGCCAATCTACAACATATGGATGATGAAATTGCTATCATTTCAGGGCGCACTGAAACCATCGCTCTCCTCGATATCATTCGTGCTGAAGTCGGCAATGATCCAAACATTTGGCTACCGATTTTCCATCAGCGGAGAAAATCACATGCGGGTTAA
- a CDS encoding type IV secretion system protein — protein sequence MRVKIILLSWLIFFPLTSYADPFISGLLHIAAQIEGYQMQMADIQSTISRLNRQIQQAVSGRSEWGNWRFNDFQSWGLQADRWSSLLNLVTHGGNDGQLGVVLRLLAREFPSAMALYNRVNPNRSDQSFYSLRAKTALVTRAASQLSYDKIQEQINYANELRSQIGTTSTLKEAVDLENRLTVENNLIQIEVLRQLALMNQQHAINAQAEVNLDLQNAHFLTSLR from the coding sequence ATGCGGGTTAAAATTATACTATTAAGCTGGTTGATATTTTTTCCATTAACCAGTTACGCCGATCCCTTTATTAGCGGCTTATTACATATTGCAGCACAGATCGAAGGATATCAAATGCAGATGGCGGATATTCAATCGACGATTTCACGATTAAATCGCCAGATACAACAAGCGGTATCGGGGCGCTCTGAATGGGGAAATTGGCGCTTTAATGATTTTCAGTCCTGGGGATTGCAAGCTGATCGTTGGAGTTCACTTTTAAATCTAGTGACGCACGGTGGTAATGATGGACAGTTAGGCGTCGTACTACGTTTATTAGCAAGAGAATTTCCATCTGCCATGGCGCTTTACAATCGAGTAAATCCGAATCGATCCGATCAAAGCTTCTACAGCTTAAGAGCAAAAACCGCTTTAGTCACAAGAGCGGCAAGTCAGCTCAGCTATGATAAAATTCAAGAACAAATTAACTACGCAAACGAATTGCGTTCACAGATTGGCACAACCAGCACCTTAAAAGAAGCGGTTGATTTAGAAAACCGTCTTACTGTCGAAAATAACTTAATTCAGATTGAAGTGTTGCGTCAATTAGCATTGATGAATCAACAACATGCGATTAATGCGCAAGCCGAGGTTAACCTTGACCTTCAAAATGCGCATTTTTTGACATCCCTGAGGTAA
- a CDS encoding type IV secretion system protein, with the protein MLFVQSFITDTLAAVDDVIGYFVQTTYEQWVQHYSNTLVALSTLYIVLLGYRFATHTLSADLMTISRHLIVLLVVCSLCTNWSLYHLLIYNIFTNEPNYIAQIISQKPYQMPDETIAQGLNQVFSAGMEAATVMFSKGFYLFFCGIFVMAFTFLCCISALGLLIYTKLAMAIALALGPLFLTFILFESTRGWFVSWLRKLFNFSLVPIVTTSILVLMLSIINLVLPDLSYEASVGKPNFFTVGLFGGLSLITAFLLKQSLSIASSLSGGLTLAALNQVGGMVKSALTSSGINTAAHLASQGFKYARNSFANRAAAQKQSTINEAVQQGKNN; encoded by the coding sequence ATGCTTTTTGTACAAAGTTTTATTACCGATACACTCGCAGCAGTCGATGATGTAATTGGTTACTTTGTACAAACAACGTATGAGCAATGGGTACAACACTATAGCAACACGTTGGTCGCATTAAGTACGCTCTATATTGTGTTACTGGGTTATCGCTTTGCCACACACACCTTGAGCGCGGATCTGATGACGATTAGTCGACATTTAATCGTTTTATTAGTCGTTTGTAGTTTATGTACGAATTGGTCTCTGTACCACTTGCTCATCTACAATATTTTTACCAACGAACCGAATTATATTGCACAAATCATTAGTCAGAAGCCTTATCAAATGCCTGATGAAACGATTGCACAAGGATTGAATCAAGTCTTTAGTGCGGGGATGGAAGCAGCAACGGTTATGTTTAGCAAAGGATTCTATCTTTTTTTCTGTGGTATTTTTGTTATGGCCTTTACTTTTTTATGCTGTATATCTGCATTAGGCTTGTTAATTTACACCAAATTAGCGATGGCGATTGCCTTGGCTTTAGGACCACTGTTTTTAACCTTTATCCTGTTTGAATCCACACGCGGTTGGTTTGTGAGTTGGTTAAGAAAATTATTTAATTTTTCACTGGTACCCATTGTAACCACCAGCATTCTGGTCTTGATGTTGTCGATTATCAATTTGGTACTACCAGATTTATCCTATGAAGCCTCGGTCGGCAAACCTAATTTTTTTACAGTGGGACTTTTTGGTGGATTATCGCTCATCACCGCGTTTCTATTAAAACAAAGTCTATCCATAGCCAGTAGTTTAAGTGGCGGTCTTACTTTAGCGGCATTAAACCAAGTCGGCGGTATGGTGAAATCCGCTTTAACAAGCAGTGGTATCAATACGGCGGCGCACTTAGCCAGCCAAGGGTTCAAATATGCGAGAAATTCATTCGCAAACCGCGCCGCTGCGCAAAAACAATCCACAATTAATGAGGCGGTACAACAAGGAAAAAATAATTAA
- a CDS encoding virB8 family protein, with translation MSQANDVNNNVKEAHYQTAADWRYDIYQRKSVWLRYSLIANVGLLLSLLLALLTLVCLVPLKQKIPYLYAFNNATGEITKLGELEPSHLSANWQMTRYFLIHYVMNRESYDSDNLEVPYQLAWTQSNPTIRKQYEMEVDSQVTTSPYHKYGKDKAIRVRVVSVSRLNDNTAAIRFEKQLRDKSANTQQIAHEEAIVKWQYQSITATQTQLDRNPLGFTVTYYQVTPVNLSHEEGK, from the coding sequence ATGAGTCAGGCAAACGACGTTAACAATAATGTGAAAGAAGCGCATTACCAAACGGCAGCAGATTGGCGCTACGATATCTATCAACGTAAAAGTGTTTGGTTGCGTTATTCACTGATAGCTAATGTGGGCTTATTACTATCCTTGTTACTGGCACTCCTCACGCTGGTTTGTTTAGTGCCACTTAAACAAAAAATCCCCTATCTCTATGCATTTAATAACGCGACGGGTGAAATAACTAAACTCGGCGAATTAGAACCCTCACACCTAAGCGCTAATTGGCAAATGACGCGTTATTTCCTGATTCATTATGTGATGAATCGTGAAAGCTATGACAGTGACAATTTAGAAGTGCCCTATCAATTAGCCTGGACACAATCAAACCCTACTATCCGTAAACAATATGAGATGGAAGTAGATAGTCAGGTTACCACATCGCCTTATCACAAATATGGTAAAGATAAAGCCATAAGAGTGCGCGTAGTATCAGTCTCTCGTTTGAATGACAATACCGCGGCTATTCGTTTTGAAAAGCAATTACGTGATAAATCCGCTAATACGCAGCAGATTGCCCATGAGGAAGCGATTGTAAAATGGCAATATCAATCGATTACCGCCACGCAAACTCAATTAGATAGAAATCCACTCGGATTTACCGTGACGTACTATCAAGTAACGCCGGTTAATTTAAGCCATGAAGAAGGGAAATAA
- a CDS encoding TrbG/VirB9 family P-type conjugative transfer protein, producing the protein MNKKINLFVFVSLVMGHMNFVQAALLPRPVAADRHVKTVNYDPNNVVMIHGAYGYQTQIVFAPDEEVQNISIGDSLAWQAVPVKNNLFIKPTAASKTNK; encoded by the coding sequence ATGAATAAAAAAATAAATCTGTTTGTTTTTGTCTCACTCGTGATGGGGCATATGAATTTTGTACAGGCGGCTTTATTGCCTCGGCCTGTTGCCGCAGACAGGCATGTAAAAACAGTCAATTATGATCCCAATAATGTAGTGATGATTCATGGCGCGTATGGTTACCAAACACAAATTGTTTTCGCGCCGGATGAGGAAGTACAAAATATCTCCATTGGCGATAGCTTAGCCTGGCAAGCGGTACCAGTTAAAAACAATTTGTTTATCAAACCGACGGCAGCCTCTAAAACCAACAAGTGA